In the Quercus lobata isolate SW786 chromosome 5, ValleyOak3.0 Primary Assembly, whole genome shotgun sequence genome, one interval contains:
- the LOC115990613 gene encoding uncharacterized protein LOC115990613, with protein sequence MANKDQEILDLDLARVSELRLSTETSDIKDYSKRFNESLKLFLQEEDDVKYISDINLGDYENFNPGPRSDDSKETEELKKDEDVRKRFLGKVTEAFGNSSDDEGDEYTANTEDISTNVERLEQDLRGMIAASIVEAFKKEEAGEDFEQKMQTLMRECKERFKNDRDDGKKSLMEYIEECDIEVSDKEFRVLSVIKAHAFKVGINLSRLLVDLVFMMSGKEEFEAKIERFNSALEWICTEDANSIVIKNIVILLDLAKTNVPMKGKWAGLEQTEIDDLFDQLLKKVLHLLLDQFLELALHLECIMSHPHLPKELNVAQSALECGLEQSKKKLNDIWKDINKLKVISSFKLEHTDVKETRDVMECMIVELWN encoded by the exons ATGGCTAACAAAGATCAAGAAATCCTTGATCTTGACCTTGCTAGAGTTTCAGAATTGCGTCTTTCCACAGAAACATCGGACATAAAAGACTATAGTAAGAGGTTCAATGAGTCGCTGAAGCTTTTCCttcaagaagaagatgatgtgaAGTATATCAGTGATATCAATCTTGGAGACTACGAAAATTTCAACCCAGGACCGAGAAGTGATGACAGTAAAGAAACTGAAGAATTAAAGAAAGATGAAGATGTGAGAAAGCGGTTCTTAGGGAAGGTGACGGAGGCCTTTGGAAACTCATCTgatgatgaaggtgatgaatATACTGCTAATACTGAAGACATTTCCACCAATGTTGAAAGATTGGAACAAGATTTACGGGGAATGATAGCTGCAAGTATTGTTGAAGCATTCAAGAAGGAAGAAGCTGGTGAGGATTTTGAACAAAAGATGCAAACACTGATGCGTGAATGTAAAGAAAGATTCAAGAATGATAGAGATGATGGAAAGAAGAGTTTGATGGAGTACATAGAAGAGTGTGACATCGAAGTATCTGATAAAGAATTCAGGGTTCTGAGTGTGATAAAGGCTCATGCTTTTAAAGTTGGGATTAATCTGTCTCGACTGCTTGTTGATTTAGTGTTTATGATGTCAGggaaagaagaatttgaagcAAAGATTGAAAGGTTCAACTCTGCACTCGAATGGATCTGTACTGAAGATGCGAATTCCATTGTGATTAAGAACATTGTCATTCTGCTGGATCTGGCCAAAACGAATGTACCAATGAAAGGAAAGTGGGCTGGTTTGGAACAAACAGAAATAGATGA CCTATTTGATCAACTCCTCAAGAAAGTTCTGCATCTGCTCCTTGATCAATTCCTAGAGCTAGCTCTGCATTTGGAATGTATTATGAGTCATCCACATCTTCCCAAAGAACTAAATGTGGCTCAGTCAGCCCTTGAATGTGGTCTCGAGCAATCTAAGAAGAAGCTGAATGATATATGGAAGGATATTAATAAATTGAAGGTAATTTCTTCATTCAAACTAGAGCATACAGATGTGAAGGAAACTCGGGATGTAATGGAGTGTATGATAGTTGAATTATGGAATTAA